CATCGGTGTCGACTCCCACCAGGGTGTCGGCGAACACCCGGCGCTCCCCCTCCAGGATCGGGACGTGGTGGGGCACGCACACCACCGTGCAGCCGGCCGCCACCGCCGACTTCGCGCCGGTGTTGGAGTCCTCGATCGCCACGCACTCCGCCGGGTCGACGCCGAGCTCGGCGGCCGCGGTGAGGTACGGCTCGGGGTGCGGCTTGCCGAGCTCGACCCGGTCACCGGTCACGACGGTGCTGAACGACCCCTCGGGCAGCTGGGCCAGGATCGGGTCGACGAAGCGCTGCCACGACATCGTCACCAGCGCGCACGGGACGCCGCGCCCGACGAGGTCGGTCAGCAGCTCGCGGGCGCCGGGACGCCACGGCACCTCGTCCTCGACGCGGGCGACGACGCCGTCGAGCAGCTCGTCGACGATCTGCTGCGGGGTGCGGTCGATGCCCATGTGGACCCGGATGTAGTCGCCGGAGTCCAGCAGCGCGCTGCCGACCAGGTTCATCGCGTGCTCCTGCGACCAGGTGCCGCCGTACTTCTCGGCCATCGCGTACTCGGTCTCGATCCAGTACGGCTCGGTGTCGACCAGCGTGCCGTCCATGTCCCACAGGACGGCGGCCGGCAGCTGGTGGTCGGTCAGGGGCGCTGTGGAGGTCTCAGGCACCCGGACATCCTGACACCCGGCCTCAGTCCTCCGGGTCGTAGCCCAGGTTGGGCGAGAGCCAGCGCTCCGCCTCGGCGAGGGTCCAGCCCTTGCGCTCGGCGTAGTCGGCGACCTGGTCACGCGCGAGGCGGCCGACCACGAAGTACTGCGACTGCGGGTGGGAGTAGTAGAAGCCGCTGACCGACGCACCCGGCCACATCGCCATCGACTCCGTCAGCCGGATGCCGGTGTGCTCCTCGACGTCGAGCAGCTCCCAGAGCGTCTGCTTCTCGGTGTGCTCGGGGCACGCGGGGTATCCCGGGGCCGGGCGGATGCCGTCGTACTGCTCCTTGATCAGCCCCACGTTGTCGAGGTGCTCGTCGGGCGCGTAGCCCCACAGCTCCTTGCGCACCCGCTCGTGCAGGCGCTCGGCGAACGCCTCGGCGAGCCGGTCGGCCAGTGACTCGAGCAGGATCGCGTCGTAGTCGTCGAGGGACTCGCGGAACGCCTTCACCCGCTCGCCGAGCCCGTCGCCAGCCGTCACGGCGAAGGCCCCGACGTGGTCGCGCAGGCCGGAGCCCTTGGGCGCGACGAAGTCCGCGAGCGCGCGGTTGGGCACGCCGTCGCGGTGCTGGCCCTGCTGACGCAGGTGGTGCAGCGTGGCGTGGACCTGCGACCGGTCCTCGCCGAGGTAGACCTCGACGTCGTCGCCGACCGACGCCGCGGGGAAGAAGCCCACCACGCCGTGGGCGCGGATCCACCGCTCCTCGACGATCCGGTCGAGCATCG
This genomic interval from Nocardioides palaemonis contains the following:
- a CDS encoding HAD family hydrolase, with translation MPETSTAPLTDHQLPAAVLWDMDGTLVDTEPYWIETEYAMAEKYGGTWSQEHAMNLVGSALLDSGDYIRVHMGIDRTPQQIVDELLDGVVARVEDEVPWRPGARELLTDLVGRGVPCALVTMSWQRFVDPILAQLPEGSFSTVVTGDRVELGKPHPEPYLTAAAELGVDPAECVAIEDSNTGAKSAVAAGCTVVCVPHHVPILEGERRVFADTLVGVDTDALAKLARDA